From a region of the Bifidobacteriaceae bacterium genome:
- the fmt gene encoding methionyl-tRNA formyltransferase, producing the protein MRILLAGTPTVAVPSLMALAESGHELVGAITRPDRPAGRGRHLAASAVGLAAAELSLPVLKPDHPCEPEFQEELRALRPDAVAAVAYGALLPESALSIPTHGWINLHFSLLPAWRGAAPVQRAIWAGDEITGATTFQIVKELDAGPVFGRLTYAVPGRATAGEVLETLAADGAKLLVSTLDLIEAGEARLEPQGVDGISYAPKMTAEDAQVNWAAPAQAVDRQIRACTPAPGAWTTFRDQRVKIGPISDAGPLPEVPKWVATPDAEPGTLLRLKHAVLVKTGSAWAALGEVAPAGKSWMAAAAWARGVRIDQEVATERMGE; encoded by the coding sequence ATGCGCATCCTTCTGGCCGGGACCCCCACGGTCGCCGTTCCCTCGCTCATGGCGCTCGCCGAGTCGGGCCATGAGTTGGTCGGCGCCATCACCCGGCCAGACCGGCCTGCGGGGCGGGGGCGGCACCTGGCCGCCTCGGCGGTGGGGCTGGCGGCGGCCGAGTTAAGCTTGCCGGTTCTCAAACCGGACCACCCGTGCGAACCGGAATTCCAGGAGGAGTTGCGGGCGCTGCGCCCTGACGCCGTGGCGGCGGTGGCGTACGGCGCTCTTCTACCCGAGTCGGCTTTGAGCATTCCCACCCACGGCTGGATCAATCTGCACTTTTCTCTGCTGCCCGCCTGGCGCGGGGCGGCGCCGGTCCAACGCGCCATTTGGGCGGGCGATGAGATCACCGGGGCCACGACCTTTCAGATTGTCAAAGAACTGGACGCCGGCCCGGTGTTCGGGCGGCTGACCTACGCGGTGCCGGGACGGGCGACCGCTGGCGAGGTTCTTGAGACCCTGGCCGCAGATGGAGCGAAATTGCTGGTCTCCACGCTGGACTTGATTGAGGCGGGCGAGGCTCGGCTGGAGCCGCAGGGCGTGGACGGGATCAGCTACGCGCCCAAGATGACGGCGGAGGACGCCCAAGTCAATTGGGCCGCCCCCGCGCAGGCGGTTGACCGCCAGATTCGGGCGTGCACGCCGGCACCCGGGGCCTGGACAACGTTCCGGGATCAGCGCGTCAAGATCGGGCCGATCAGCGATGCGGGGCCGCTGCCCGAAGTCCCGAAATGGGTGGCGACGCCGGATGCGGAACCGGGCACGCTGCTGAGGCTCAAACACGCGGTGCTCGTCAAGACGGGAAGCGCTTGGGCGGCTTTGGGCGAAGTGGCGCCGGCGGGGAAATCGTGGATGGCCGCTGCGGCGTGGGCCAGAGGTGTTCGGATCGACCAAGAGGTCGCAACCGAGAGGATGGGCGAATGA